The nucleotide sequence NNNNNNNNNNNNNNNNNNNNNNNNNNNNNNNNNNNNNNNNNNNNNNNNNNNNNNNNNNNNNNNNNNNNNNNNNNNNNNNNNNNNNNNNNNNNNNNNNNNNNNNNNNNNNNNNNNNNNNNNNNNNNNNNNNNNNNNNNNNNNNNNNNNNNNNNNNNNNNNNNNNNNNNNNNNNNNNNNNNNNNNNNNNNNNNNNNNNNNNNNNNNNNNNNNNNNNNNNNNNNNNNNNNNNNNNNNNNNNNNNNNNNNNNNNNNNNNNNNNNNNNNNNNNNNNNNNNNNNNNNNNNNNNNNNNNNNNNNNNNNNNNNNNNNNNNNNNNNNNNNNNNNNNNNNNNNNNNNNNNNNNNNNNNNNNNNNNNNNNNNNNNNNNNNNNNNNNNNNNNNNNNNNNNNNNNNNNNNNNNNNNNNNNNNNNNNNNNNNNNNNNNNNNNNNNNNNNNNNNNNNNNNNNNNNNNNNNNNNNNNNNNNNNNNNNNNNNNNNNNNNNNNNNNNNNNNNNNNNNNNNNNNNNNNNNNNNNNNNNNNNNNNNNNNNNNNNNNNNNNNNNNNNNNNNNNNNNNNNNNNNNNNNNNNNNNNNNNNNNNNNNNNNNNNNNNNNNNNNNNNNNNNNNNNNNNNNNNNNNNNNNNNNNNNNNNNNNNNNNNNNNNNNNNNNNNNNNNNNNNNNNNNNNNNNNNNNNNNNNNNNNNNNNNNNNNNNNNNNNNNNNNNNNNNNNNNNNNNNNNNNNNNNNNNNNNNNNNNNNNNNNNNNNNNNNNNNNNNNNNNNNNNNNNNNNNNNNNNNNNNNNNNNNNNNNNNNNNNNNNNNNNNNNNNNNNNNNNNNNNNNNNNNNNNNNNNNNNNNNNNNNNNNNNNNNNNNNNNNNNNNNNNNNNNNNNNNNNNNNNNNNNNNNNNNNNNNNNNNNNNNNNNNNNNNNNNNNNNNNNNNNNNNNNNNNNNNNNNNNNNNNNNNNNNNNNNNNNNNNNNNNNNNNNNNNNNNNNNNNNNNNNNNNNNNNNNNNNNNNNNNNNNNNNNNNNNNNNNNNNNNNNNNNNNNNNNNNNNNNNNNNNNNNNNNNNNNNNNNNNNNNNNNNNNNNNNNNNNNNNNNNNNNNNNNNNNNNNNNNNNNNNNNNNNNNNNNNNNNNNNNNNNNNNNNNNNNNNNNNNNNNNNNNNNNNNNNNNNNNNNNNNNNNNNNNNNNNNNNNNNNNNNNNNNNNNNNNNNNNNNNNNNNNNNNNNNNNNNNNNNNNNNNNNNNNNNNNNNNNNNNNNNNNNNNNNNNNNNNNNNNNNNNNNNNNNNNNNNNNNNNNNNNNNNNNNNNNNNNNNNNNNNNNNNNNNNNNNNNNNNNNNNNNNNNNNNNNNNNNNNNNNNNNNNNNNNNNNNNNNNNNNNNNNNNNNNNNNNNNNNNNNNNNNNNNNNNNNNNNNNNNNNNNNNNNNNNNNNNNNNNNNNNNNNNNNNNNNNNNNNNNNNNNNNNNNNNNNNNNNNNNNNNNNNNNNNNNNNNNNNNNNNNNNNNNNNNNNNNNNNNNNNNNNNNNNNNNNNNNNNNNNNNNNNNNNNNNNNNNNNNNNNNNNNNNNNNNNNNNNNNNNNNNNNNNNNNNNNNNNNNNNNNNNNNNNNNNNNNNNNNNNNNNNNNNNNNNNNNNNNNNNNNNNNNNNNNNNNNNNNNNNNNNNNNNNNNNNNNNNNNNNNNNNNNNNNNNNNNNNNNNNNNNNNNNNNNNNNNNNNNNNNNNNNNNNNNNNNNNNNNNNNNNNNNNNNNNNNNNNNNNNNNNNNNNNNNNNNNNNNNNNNNNNNNNNNNNNNNNNNNNNNNNNNNNNNNNNNNNNNNNNNNNNNNNNNNNNNNNNNNNNNNNNNNNNNNNNNNNNNNNNNNNNNNNNNNNNNNNNNNNNNNNNNNNNNNNNNNNNNNNNNNNNNNNNNNNNNNNNNNNNNNNNNNNNNNNNNNNNNNNNNNNNNNNNNNNNNNNNNNNNNNNNNNNNNNNNNNNNNNNNNNNNNNNNNNNNNNNNNNNNNNNNNNNNNNNNNNNNNNNNNNNNNNNNNNNNNNNNNNNNNNNNNNNNNNNNNNNNNNNNNNNNNNNNNNNNNNNNNNNNNNNNNNNNNNNNNNNNNNNNNNNNNNNNNNNNNNNNNNNNNNNNNNNNNNNNNNNNNNNNNNNNNNNNNNNNNNNNNNNNNNNNNNNNNNNNNNNNNNNNNNNNNNNNNNNNNNNNNNNNNNNNNNNNNNNNNNNNNNNNNNNNNNNNNNNNNNNNNNNNNNNNNNNNNNNNNNNNNNNNNNNNNNNNNNNNNNNNNNNNNNNNNNNNNNNNNNNNNNNNNNNNNNNNNNNNNNNNNNNNNNNNNNNNNNNNNNNNNNNNNNNNNNNNNNNNNNNNNNNNNNNNNNNNNNNNNNNNNNNNNNNNNNNNNNNNNNNNNNNNNNNNNNNNNNNNNNNNNNNNNNNNNNNNNNNNNNNNNNNNNNNNNNNNNNNNNNNNNNNNNNNNNNNNNNNNNNNNNNNNNNNNNNNNNNNNNNNNNNNNNNNNNNNNNNNNNNNNNNNNNNNNNNNNNNNNNNNNNNNNNNNNNNNNNNNAAATCAGTTGGGTTTAAGTAATAAAGGGATAGAACTTGGCAACTCCAATTatagagaaacaaaaagcaacgagCTTTCATTCTTTTTAATCGAATGATTACCCCATCTAATTGGAcgttaaaaatatattagtgCTTGATGCGGGGAAAGCTTTTCCCATGAatggattatttatttttgttatgagTCCTAATTATTAGCTATTCTCCATTACGGGGTGGCGATCAATGTGTAGAAGAAAGAGTATATTGATAAAGATATTCTTTTTTCCAAAATCAAAAGAGCGATTAGGCTGATAAAATAAAGGATTTCTAACTAGCTTGTTATCCTAGAACAATTAGGTGGAAAAAGCAAGTGGAGAGAATCCGTTCATCATTTTTTGGTATCTATTCATAATTCGTTTTAATTCGAATATCTAGAAATACCCCGTTTTGACTGTATCGCACTATGTATTGGATTTCCAATCCAATAAATCTTTGATCCCTTTGACAAAATGGaatttgaaaaatgaaagaatATCAAAGATATTTAGAACTAGATAGATCTCGTCAACAGAACTTCCTATACCCACTTATTTTTCGGGAGTATATTTATGGACTCGCCTCTGGTCATGATTTTAATAGAAATCGATATATTTTGTCGGAAAATGTGGATTATGATAAGAAATCTAGCTTACTAATTGTAAAACGGTTAATTACTCGAATATATCAACAGAATCATTTGATTCTTTTTGATAACGATTCaagtaaaaatcaattttggggGTCTAACAAGAATTTGTATTCTCAAATAATATCAGAGGGTTTTGCCATTGTCATGGAAATTCCATTTTCCCGACAATTAAGTTCTTCTTTAGAGGAGGCGGA is from Arachis duranensis cultivar V14167 unplaced genomic scaffold, aradu.V14167.gnm2.J7QH unplaced_Scaffold_110577, whole genome shotgun sequence and encodes:
- the LOC127743764 gene encoding maturase K (The sequence of the model RefSeq protein was modified relative to this genomic sequence to represent the inferred CDS: added 27 bases not found in genome assembly), with amino-acid sequence MKEYQRYLELDRSRQQNFLYPLIFREYIYGLASGHDFNRNRYILSENVDYDKKSSLLIVKRLITRIYQQNHLILFDNDSSKNQFWGSNKNLYSQIISEGFAIVMEIPFSRQLSSSLEEAEIIKSFNNLQSIHSIFSFFEDKFTYLKFFSDVRIPYPIHLEILVQTLRYWVKDPPLFHLLRLFLYEYCNWNSLITQKKTYFYFFKK